The sequence ATATGTCGAGAGGAAGCAGAGGAAgcgagaaagaaagaaaaagagatcAAAGAGAAGGCAAAAAGAGAAGAGGAACGGTCTACAGAAAAACTGAAAACACAAATAGAAAAGAAAACGGAACAATCAGAATCTGAACGTCAAAGAGATAAATGGGAGCAGAAACAACAGACGAGCGAATTTCGTCTGGTAGAAGCACTGGCGCAGTATGGGTCACCGTCTCTGCTAATATCAACCAGCATGAGACTTTAaattacatcacaaacttaTCTCTATGACGACAGTGACTTGCTCCGAAACAGATATGGCATCACGTCGTGGAAAGAAGGAAGTTGTGGCGAAAATCATAAGGTGTAAAGGACGAGGAACTAGCAAATTCCTTTATCCCCTGAACGTCACGGTTAATAAGCGCGGTGAATTAATCATATCTGATGCCGGTAACAAAAGAATCAAAGTAATGGATAAAAATGGAAAACCAAAACCAGGAATCAAATTGAATTTCAAACCCCTTGATGTTGCAATGTCGGCGGAGGGTAAATACTTAATCATCGATGGGAGTGGCAAGAAAATCGCCGTTCATAAGGAGAatggtgattttgaaagataccTCAGCGACGAGAATGTCAAGAATCCATACCCTTGGCGCATCGCTACTAGTCCCGCTGATGGAAGTGTGTATGTCGCCCACTGGGATGGAATTGTCGCTAAAGGTACGGACAAGGAAAACCACTGCATCAGGAAGTACAACAGTAATTTGGAATATGTTAAATCATTTGGCAGTTATGGAATAGACGATGGTCAGTTCGAAGGGCCAAATTACTTGCATGTGAGCTCTGACGGGGTAGTATATGTATCCGACTGGGGCAACCACCGTATCCAAGCCTTTAATGAAGACGGTGAGTTTATGTTTGCATTTGGTAGTTTTGGTGAAGGCGATGGTCAGTTCTCCTTTCCAGAAGGGCTAGTGACCGACACAGAGGGGAATCTGTATGCCTGTAGTAGAAAGAAAAATTTCGTTCAGAAATTTGATCATAAAGGCAAATTTGTATCGCGTATCGCAAACAGCAAAGATGTCGGTCTAAAACGAGCGACCGGGTTACTTGTGACAGAAGATATGAAAGTGGCTGTGGCAGATTTGGGAGATTACTCGATCAAAGTCTTTGAATATTGACGAGATAACACTTTTGCATCGAACATTCCAAGGTTAAGGTGTTAGTATACAGTAGAGTACTGTAACAGTTAcaagaaattttaaaagtacTGGTCACAGAGTATTACTGATATagtaaaaaaaatgtgtgtttctaCATTACATGTGTACTATGATTAGAAACATTTGTCTTGTTGGCATAGTGTTTTCTTCTTCCAGGTTACAACAATGCATATCATACTATCATAAATCTAAAAATGTTAAGATTATATCAATTGTTACGCCCATAATGAGACAACTACAGATCCTGTACTCGTAAACTTTTAGATATTTTGGAACTCTCAAAGTTTAGTAAATCGCTAAGAGTATTTCGCTTGTTGTATTTTTCTAGTAATTCTTATCTCCACTGACttgtaattgatacatgcaataTGAACTATGAAGAACGATGAAATTACCAtgaacattgcatattacagtaTTCCAATCCTTACTGTTTGTTATCATcacagtctttcacttttgtcatttttatcatcTTCAATACCCTGGTGATACACTTATTTTACTTATTCTATTTTTATACTTCTGTAATTGTTAACATTATTAAAGATAAGTCACTAACGTTTTAACATATTATTGACATTATAATACGGAACTTACTGTGGATAAAACAAATCGATTAATATGTCACTTCAAAGGCCAAACGTTATCTATGAGTGTTTTTTTCGGACGACCTTTAAGATAAGACCTTATGATGTGTGTTTAAGCAAGATAATTAAACCTTAAATGTGTCATTGTGATAATTTATCGATTGTGTTTTCGATaatatttacaagaaatgtGTACATGTCTTGCTCAATGTAATTCACCATATTTGAGAAATGATGATAAGTTTACACAGACAGGTATGGAGTGAGTTACTTGACAACATTTCGGAGGAACGATAATGTACTTTTTACGACAGTTTTAATTGTTAAGATACATGCAATTATTTTGAGATGGAAAATTTTCGAGGCATAATCTGAATAAATTTTTATGCCACAGAATagtacaaattttcaaaattcaaaactgaTATCCATAAATGAAGCCTTATCTGTCACTTTGCTctttccttgaaaagcaccgaTAACAATTCACTACTTGATAAGCACTACTGTTTTATGTGTTCAGAGCTaccaaaattagataaatgtgGTGATCGCAATCAATAATGACATGTCTACTTCTATTTACTATTGTATTATTTTAAGCTTAAttgttttttacaattattttcaattGTTATTTTACAATGGAATTTTAAGAAAACCATAAAATATTATCTGTATCATATACATTGTGTTGTggctttgattttcaaataaaaataaaatggtaATTGTCATACTACCGATTACGTTTCCCTCttcaatttgaaattgaaacgtCACATGAATCTTTTAAAGTCGGTAAAATCATACTGATCGGaaataaattgttgaaaaagtagaaattatcaaTTGTTGAACAATTTTCCCTGTGTCtttgatttagaaaaaaaaatgaaaatagtaTGCTTCGATGTAACATTTACTTATCTACATACTCTTTTTAGGATAGCAATGTTGTAAGTTTTTAGCATTTCAAACATcgtatttgttttttgtttttatctttattcaatccatcatccaacaggcgaaaGCTCAATTAcgggatgaggtacccatagcccactacccaatggagcaatgaggacgtaaagtgccttgctcaagggcacaacaccgtgctggagtctcaAACCCGCCATCCTCTGAAAGTGAATCCGATACTCTAATCAATGCCCCACGGTACCTCCTCGTACCTGAGAAGATTTCCTTTTCCGGTTGTACTGCATATTATGATCATAGCACTACACTTCAGGTTCATGTTTTGTAACTTTAGGAATTCGAGTGTAACAGTTGTCGGTGACTTGAATCACGAATTATTTAATGAGATACTTAATGCCTTTCTGCAGGATTGTAAGTGTAAGTGATactatgaaatatacaaattaagtaCGGTTTGAAGTCTGTTCTTAAGACGTCAAAGTAATGTAACATGTATCAGGAAAGCTACTGTACTATATGGTTACATCCTCTAAAGTATCTAAAACGTTTACATTATTGTCGGAGAATGAGTATTTTGCTGGAATACTATGTTATCATACCTTTTTCAATAAATGATTGCACTGCACgtttccatatttttttcaaacaggTTCAAAACTATATAATCGCCAGACACATAATATTTGCTACAATACACATTGAATATAGTctatttattcataaaaaacGTAACTAATTCACTACAGTAGTATGCTTGGATGATTTTCTTAATAATGGATTTTTGTCGCCACGTTCTCCTGTTTTTGCGAACCACACTATGATCCTAAGTTGTTGCCAAAAACATCACTGATCCTGAATATTGGTGGCGCTGTTTGAAGAATGTGTATCAACAAATCATCCAGTTTTCTAGCAGGGTTTCTTATTCGTCATTAGACTGTAAAGTccagtcgtgtgcgggcgctacGTACCTCCACCCCCGAAAACACGGAGGCGGAGGtacggagcgcccgcacacgatcAGTCTTTGCTAATTGCGTCCCAACTATTGATATGACATAAACCATCACTAGTAGCCGAACCAGAAGCGTGACAAGATTACCATTACTAACACCATCACCATCTTCTCCCCCTCCTCATCACCATCAACACCACCACCAATTTGTTCATAAACCACAAACACCCTATAGAAACactatttctttatttttatttaatggtaagatttttcaaaaatgtacacGGTAGACCCTGCTGAAATCTGTAGAGATCTGGCAGAATCAGTGATTGACGCTAGAAAGAGAGTAAATATGACTCTGAGTCAAAAGTTCAGATAGACGTAATTGTATATAGACATTTTATTCAATTGTGTGCAGTTTGTGAAAAGCGACGATATGAACACATTCTGGAAGTCAATCCACTCCACTGCTTTAGAGTTTATCTTTAGCCCTCCTTACATAACCTACATAACTTGATTCTCTTTCTTGATTCTCTTGTGTATAAATAATCAGATTTATACCTGTTTCGGATGTTATTGACGTGCAAGTGAAATTATTTGTTATAGGACAATATCATTATTTGTTTGATATTGTCATCTCATGTTACGTCATTTTGTACCCACTTTAACGATaaacaaaacgaaacaaaaataCCGGATCGCCATGAGTGTAATGCACTTGGCGATGATAAAATTTCCTTCAGGCACATAGCAGATGCTATACATTATCGGAAATCTGCAACTAGGTGCCCGATAAATTATAGGCATTGCTCGATTTTATTGCTACGTAGAACAGAGAGACACGAAAAAACCAAATGAAGACGAAAGAATATCTCTATGTATTTATGTCAAATATATCTAAGCTACAGgtctgtttgttaaatttgcgtacAGTCAGTTCCAACGCATATTTTACAATTCGTGGCATGGCGTCGATGCTTTCAACATCTGACCATCTAACGATGTAAAAAATATTCCGGAAATTGCATGTATCATAGCTTGATGGAAATCAAGACGAAGCAAGCAAGTGAAAACGTTTAAGACCAGGCTTGTAACCaacaacatatttcatagaATTAGGCAGATATTTGCCCGAACGTGTTCGGTGCTTTTGCTATGGATCAGTTTTCACACAAAACAAGTTAAGAGAACAATAAATACAAGTATAcatatattcatttttttaatgctacaACAAGCTATTTTATTTATAAGTACATAATGTTTGTTACTCGTCAAAAGGATACGGTTGATGATAAAACTGAATATTGATTTGTCTAGGAATGAATACAAAAGTCATAATTGTGTCGATGTCGAGATTAAGGCAATTAACATCGACATTGAAGTCACTtcgagtatatatatatatatatatatatatatatatatatatatatatatatatatatatatatatatatatatatatatatatataccatctTTGCCAGAGAGGGCCCTGTCGACAAACACATTACTGTATGCCTTGTATCCCTTATAGTACCTGTATCGCATGTACTTTATACGTCGAGCGAGAGTTCAAAGACTTAATGTTTCATTTCAATGGTGAAATGTTTTCTCTGACAGCTTCAAGAAATCTACTTCACGTTATTTGCTAAACCTGTTTACGGCAAAAGCTCTGAATTGCAAGCAAATCACAAACTGCATGAAAAATCACCCACTCATGTATTATGTGTTTCGCTCTTTACGTTTTTGCTGTCATCACAGTTAAAATTGAATCATTAGAGAAAAAGAATGTGTTGCACCATTGGTACACTTACCAATAACTCTAAGCAAATATACCATTAAAgtgttattttatgttatttatcttttttaatcaaacgtaaatatgaaatgactgggtaaagactaaatgaacgTAATGCAAAAATCATGAGAGATGTTAAAGGCACACTGTCGTACTATGACCTCTTGGTTAATCTATTTGAGATTCTCTTTTTCATACACGAAATTGCTTATTGCTATTCTTCGTAAAATAATAAGCAAGAATGAAACTGTAATATCTAGCACTTCTACGACATTCGACAAAGAAGTCTTGTATCATATTGTTTTTCTGTGAGATAAATAAAACACCAGATTATAGAGCAGGACTACTGATATTTCGGATATGTCAATATAGACCTCAAGCAATCTTTCTCGTAAAGTCactgttgaaattcaaagtattaCAGtctcaagattaaaatattaatgtacttaacTTTTAATTAACAACATAGTTATAACATTTAATCAACTCATATGATTCAAAgataatttattaaaatatctTCATGTATCATAAAATTCAACCAGATTATGAAGCAAAAGTCTTCATACATAAATTTAATAGTTAAAgacttgttcaaaattataaaataactAATGTATGTATCTTGAATAACGTCAATCCCAGGAAAACAAGTCACCATGACGTAATTCAGTCAAGAGATCCCAATTTACACGAACATCAAATCAGTAATATGGTTATGTTTCTTTATGTCCAAATTATCCATGACAGAAACGGTAATGACACAGTAGTCAAAACAGATTGAAGAAGTATATCTTCAAACCATCAGGCCTTGAGATTATAGTACGACGGAATATTGGTCTCACAATACAGTTTCATCACCTCATAACAAAGTCGATATTGCTCCTGTGAAAATAGAGACGTAAAGATATTTAAAGTTGCTTTTAATAAGGTTGCACACCATAACGCTagaaaatatatgaaaagaAGACGTCACACTGTATTATTCTGCATGTAGATTTTTGTGGTCTCTTTTCTTTTCAGTAATATTCTTTTCATTTTCCAGGTACATTGACACATAACGTAAAAGACACTTTTTATGGTTACTTATACAGTCTTACTTACCAAGGTTTCAACCATACGGGGTCGGTTATTTCTAAGAGACCTCACAGCGTTGAAAATATCCACCACTTGATCTACTTTGATTTGTTCACAGGCGTAGAGAGTGGCACAGAAGACACCACTTTGGTCAATGCCATTACTGTAAAAAGAATTGAGGAAGtctttttacttcttttcgcttttcaaaaatgtaattacAGCTGCCATTACATGAAAATAAACACCTGTTGTATTCATTCCTAACGAACTCAAACTGTAGTTGCATTACTACTCACTGGCAATGCACGGTGATTGGTCCCATTTCGATCTCTATTTCTTCAATCTTTGTTATCAACTCCATGATTTTCTTAGCAAGATTTCCATTGGCACTCTCCCGTCGCCATCCATGAATTTGAAAGTGACGTatgtgaagacctcaaagtggtccccgacttcaaagtggtccccatcctaaatgtccggtaagatagggggttaaactcaagtctgacgacaCCTACCGCATAATGGACGCTTTTATTGTCACACGGACGTTTCCGATGTAATATCAGCtgctattttagtatttaatacATAGAgttgggaaaaatgtacaaaataagggctgagcacagaattaacaatggggagggctagtgtctacatcaatcatgacttatctataaaatgactcatttgaagtcatatcgatatttggaagtcattctaatcgctgctcgtaaatacataaacggatatgaaatacaatttgcagcattgctgtggcgtatcaatcgcaattgcgggtcaaaaattcatcgccacaagccagcccatagacatttttggtagtttacttcgaccggtactataacactggtcagttcacgacccattgtctacttctgctagctacctcaataatataaacatgtattttcaaccgttttcccgtgagccgacgTCCACGAATTCTGCAACGTTTGTCCTCTCGCGTAATTGAATACTTTGGGTCTGTCAAAAGTTCTGAAGCGATATCCCTTGACACGAATGCAATCTATAGGCCTCAGCATTATGCTACGAATGCACAGATGTAAAATACACCAGAATAGGGCTCGAGGCCAATATTTTAGGGGgatatttttcttaatttttttttacaaagatatccaatacctaccatagaaagtgacgcgattgaagtaatacattacctaaaagaagttgaatacagcaggcggagcgtaaaattatccGAATTTTCATGGAACACCATTGAAGTCAAGAGGacgcttttgaagtcaaactgatttctttattctttactaaaagtttgaaaaaacaggaagtgtactcttgtcttatttatacctgatacttaacAGGTCGCATATTcaattgtaaaatcaaaacattctttctttaacataaacgatTGAATACAGGAcagagagcgtaaaatcatcaCAAGTCTTTGGGGACCACCTTGAGGTCAAaaagacacttttggagtcaaactgattttctttattcaataccaaaagttggacaaaaatcaaaggaagtgtactatagtcctattaataactgatacttcataggtcacatgttacaattttcaagttagaacattgcttcaattacgcaaaagaagttgaataaagcagacagagtgtacaatcattcgattttcccggggaccactttgaagtcaaaaggacacttttggagccaaactgattttccttatgcagtattaaaagttggacaaaaatccaaggaagtgcactatagtcctattaataactgatacttcataggtcacatattacaattttcaagttagaacattgcttcaattacgcaaaagaagttgaataaagcagacagagtgtacaatcattcgattttcccggggaccactttgaagtcaaaaggacacttttggagtcaaactgattttctttattcaatactaaaagttgacaaaaatccaaggaagtgtactatagtcctactaaaaactgatacttcataggtcacatattacaattttcaagttagaacattgcttcaatacgcaaaagaagttgaataaagcagacagagtgtacaatcattcgattttcccggggaccactttgaagtcaaaaggacacttttggagtcaaactgattttctttattcaatactaaaagttgacaaaaatccaaggaagtgtactatagtcctactaataactgatacttcataggtcgcatgttccatttttcaagttagaacattgcttcaatacgtaaaagaagttgaataaagcatacagagtgtacaatcattcgattttcccggggaccactttgaagtcaaaaggacacttttggagccaaactgattttccttatgcaatattaaaagttggacaaaaaaaagAAGTGTACTAAAGTTTTATTAAtactgatacttcacaggtcgcatgttccatttttcaagttagaacattgcttcattacgtaaaagaagttgaataaagcagacagagtgtacaatcattcgattttcccggggaccactttgaagtcaaaaggacacttttggagccaaactgattttccttatgcaatattaaaagttggacaaaaatccaaggaagtgtactatagttttattaatacctgatacttcacaggtcgcatgttccatttttcaagttagaacattgcttcaattacgcaaaagaagttgaataaagcagacagagtgtacaatcattcgattttcccggggaccactttgaagtcaaaaggacacttttggagtcaaactgattttctttattcaatactaaaagttgacaaaaatccaaggaagtgtactatagtcctactaataactgatacttcataggtcgcatgttccatttttcaagttagaacattgcttcaattacgtaaaagaagttgaataaagcagacagagtgtacaatcattcgattttcccggggaccactttgaagtcaaaaggacacttttggagccaaactgattttccttatgcaatattaaaagttggacaaaaaaa comes from Ptychodera flava strain L36383 chromosome 8, AS_Pfla_20210202, whole genome shotgun sequence and encodes:
- the LOC139138057 gene encoding tripartite motif-containing protein 2-like, producing MTTVTCSETDMASRRGKKEVVAKIIRCKGRGTSKFLYPLNVTVNKRGELIISDAGNKRIKVMDKNGKPKPGIKLNFKPLDVAMSAEGKYLIIDGSGKKIAVHKENGDFERYLSDENVKNPYPWRIATSPADGSVYVAHWDGIVAKGTDKENHCIRKYNSNLEYVKSFGSYGIDDGQFEGPNYLHVSSDGVVYVSDWGNHRIQAFNEDGEFMFAFGSFGEGDGQFSFPEGLVTDTEGNLYACSRKKNFVQKFDHKGKFVSRIANSKDVGLKRATGLLVTEDMKVAVADLGDYSIKVFEY